The Tolypothrix sp. NIES-4075 genomic interval GAATACCTTCAGGTGCGGGATTTCCTAAACTATTTGGTGAACAAGTCGTTCTAATTTGATGAACTCCTATTTCAGCTTCTGGGTGAAGTTTACAAGAATCACTAAATGCCAAAACCATATATTTAAAAATATCAAGTTCTATGAGTGCATCATCTAATTCTGCAAACTCTCTTTTAACATCACCCACTAATGGATTGTATTCTTTGCTTTGAAAAAGGTAGCCATGAGGTAATTTGCTTAATTTATCCTCATAAACTATAAAACGAGATAACCTTCTAAAGCGATAGTTACCTTTAATATAAGGGTCTAGAGGCAAATCATTAAAAAACGGCTTGAAACCTGCTGGATTTATAGAATTTACCTTTCGCAATGTAAACATAAAGGCATATTCTAATTGCATCGATTCCGATACTTTTTGCATATAGCTTTCCTGATTGCAGATTGAGACTTTCCCAATTTTTCTCTTGGGAGATTTATAATACTAAGTATAAATTATTTTTTTTGTAAATGTCGTTAAATAGACTACAGAAATTTACGTTTTATGATATAGCAGGTCATTCGATTCCCCCAAGTAGAGACGTTCGGTGCGGAACGTCTCTACAATATGTGTCCCAACTAGGGACAAGTTGATTAATTCCTCCTCACTGCGTTGACTAAATTCTCACAGGCTTTTAAGAAGATGCTTACATCGACCCCCAGCCCGATATACTGAATTCCTGCGTCAATCCACTGCTTGGCAATTTCGGGATTGTCGGCAAAAGTGCCGACTGCTTTGCCGGAGTCGCGGATAGTAGTGACGCATTGCTGCATCAACTCAATAACACGCGGATCTCTTACCTGACCGGGGATACCCAGCGACTGCGATAAGTCATAGGGACCGAGAAAGATAACGTCAATGTGGGGTACACTAACAATCTCTGCAATGTTCTCCACACCGCGCTTACCTTCGACATGAACCACAACCAAAGACTCTTCGTTTAACTTGTCTGTAATTTGCGTTCCCGCTGCTGTGTACATACCCGATCGCGTAGCAAATGACAGTCCCCGCGAACCGAGAGGACTGTACTTGGCTCCTTTAACGCAAGCTTCAGCATCAGATTTCGTTTCAATTTGCGGCACTTGCACCCCAGCACTACCAATGTCAAGCGCTCTTTGAATTTGCGGTGCATCATTCTTTCTAACGCGGATAACTGGGGCAATTCCGACGCAATCTGCCGCACGGCAGAGGTCTTCCGCAGTCAGTGTATGCAAGGGTCCATGCTCCATATCAATCACCGCAAAATCAAATCCTGCGTGTCCGCAGATTTCGATAAACGCCGGATAAGCGCAGTTCATAAATGTACCGAGGACAACCTCACCCCGCTTGAGTTTTCGTTTAAGTTGATTTTCACGCATGGTTATCGCCTAGTATTGATTTTTAGCTACCTTAAGCAAAATTACTGCAAAATCAATCGATTTGGGTAATGGGGAATGGGTAATGGGGAATGGGTAATGGGGAATGGGTAATGGGGAATGGGTAATGGGTAATAGGTAATGGGTAATGGGTAATGGGTAATGGGTAATGGGTAATGGGGAATGGGGGAATTACCAATTACCAATTTTCAATTACCAATTTTCAATTACCAATTTTCAATTCCCAATGCCCAATTCCCAATTCCCAATTCCCAATTCCCAATTCCCAATGCCCAATTACCAATTCCCAATTCCCAATGCCCAATTTCCAATTCCCTATTACCTATTACCCATTCCCAATTCCCAATTCCCAATTCCCAATTCCCAATTTCCAAAATGATGAATGATTGGCTTTACCGCTACCCACCTTTATATCCTGGTATCTTGCTGAAGCGTTACAAGCGCTTTTTTGCAGATGTTCAACTTGCTTCTGGGGAAATAGTAACAGCGCATTGTCCGAATACAGGACCGATGACTGGGGTTTCAACTCCTGGGAGTGCGGTGCAGTTATCTTTAAGCGATAATCTCAAGCGCAAATTGCCTTATACTTTGGAACTGATTCAGGTACATGATAATGAGCCAACTTGGGTAGGTGTTAATACTGCTTTGCCAAATCGGGTAGTGAAGCTAGCTTTGGCAGCATACCTTTTTCCTGAATTAAGTGGATATAGCGAAATTCGCAGTGAGGTGGTTTATGGACAAGATAAAAAAAGTCGAGTTGATTTTTTCTTGACAGGAAGTGATGACGATCGCCCGATTTTTTTAGAAGTAAAAAATACAACTTTCGCGGAAGGAAGATTGGCGTTATTTCCCGATACGGAGACGACAAGAGGACAAAAGCACCTGCGAGAACTGATGGCGTTGTTGCCCCAAAGTCGTGCGGTGATGCTTTACTTTATTAATCGGGGCGATTGTACGCATTTTGCCCCAGGTGATATTACTGACCCTATATATGGTCAGTTGTTGCGGAGTGCGATCGCTCTCGGTTTGGAAGTTTTACCTTGTCGTTTTCAAGTTACTCCAGAAGGCATTCAATATTTGGGTTTGGCAGAATGCAAATTTTAATAATTGCTTATTAAACACGATTTGATATTGAAGAGATTTTAATAGTGGTGGTTATAATCTTGAGGATGATGAGCGTTTAAGAAAAGCTGATTTTATTGAAGCGCGATCGCGCTTATATTATAATATTTTTAACCTTGGTAGAAAAAGTAAATGAATAGTGTAGTTCAGAGTAAACCAATTGACTTTGTTGAACGTAATAATCTCAAGTCGTTCTTGGCGTTGCTAAGAGACTGGATGGCAATTTTATTAATTGCTGTGTTTAGTATTTGGGCAAACAATATCTTTATTTATCTGGTTGCAGTATGGGCAATAGGCATTTTTCAATATGCCATTGGAGAGGTAATTTTACACGAAGCAGTGCATTATAATTTATTTATAGAAAAATTTTGGAATGACAAACTAGAGTTTATATATGGCTTTCCATTCTTAATGACTTTATCTTCTTATCGAAAGTATCACTTTCCTCATCATAGCTATTTGTTTAGTGATAAAGATTATATACCTGAGTATTATGAATCTTTAGATTTATACAAACAAGATAAAATTATATTTTTTATTTTGTTTGTTAAACCTGTGTTTAGCTTTGGTTTATATTACTTTTTCCTAGATTCCGACACAATAAAAGAGTTAAACTGGAGTTCGTTACGAAGTAGCTTTAAACTTTATCTATTCTGGCTGATTGTGATTTTCAGCTTTGCTTTATCAGGACATTTGGATATTTTATTACTTTACTGGATTGTGCCTTTATTATGGTGTTTTTCTTGTTATTCAACTTGGTCTGAGGTACAGGAACATTTTAATACTTTCTCAGGTTCGAGATCGAATGTAAATTTTATCATTAATTTTTTAATTCATAATGGAGGTTATCACTATGTTCACCACTTATGCCCTACTATTCCCTGGTACAAGCTACCAGAAGCACATAAAGCTTTATGTTCGGACAATTCAGATATCTCATACGGTATCTTAGATACATATAAGCAATTAACACGCAACAACCCACATTCTGGTGAGTTAATAATTGCGTCTGGCAATACACATAAATGAATACCGGATATCACGTAAAAACAGACCAAAACCTTTGAAATTCCAAGCGCTACGCTGGGGGTCTTGGTCAGTAAATAATAATCCACCAGGACGCACCAGACGCGCAGCTTCTCTTAAAATCCTGCCCATATCATCACAGTGGTTAACTGTAGCATTAGCGACAACTATATCCGCAAAATTCAAAAAGCTAGAAATACAGGGTTTTTGGGTGTTTGAGATGGTAGCTTTATTTCCGCCGTTCTGTACTAGTCTGAAGAGAAGAAGGCGATCGCGCTTAAGGATAACCCTCATAAAAACAATCTTGGCTCAAAAACCGTCGGTCAGATGTCAAACATGCAGTTCCTCCGCTTATGCCACAAAGTACCGCACCTGTCTTACTTTTATCTGATGATTGAACTAATATTCAAAAAATATTAGTTCAACAGTAAAAATATATTGGACATAATTAACAAGCTTTTCTATTGTGATTAAAGAGATGAGAAATAAATATTCCTTTGCCAAGGCTAGAGTAACAACGCTTTACCGGCGTTGATAAAGCTTGGCGTGGGTAGTTCACTTTTTTGATAACATCATAGATCCGACAGATCCAGGGACGAATTGAGTATGAGCAATGGCACGCTGTTTGATAAAGTTTGGGATTCACACACAGTTGGTACGCTGCCATCAGGACAGACGCAACTGTTTATAGGACTGCATCTGATTCATGAAGTCACCAGTCCCCAAGCCTTTGCAATGTTACGAGAGCGCAATTTAAAGGTATTATTTCCAGAGCGGACTGTCGCCACGGTGGATCATATTGTGCCGACAGAAAATCAGGCACGTCCATTTGTGGATACCCTGGCAGAAGAAATGATGCAAGCGCTGGAGCAAAACTGTAAAGAAAATAACATTACATTTTATAACATTGGTTGCGGAAGTCAAGGAATTGTGCATGTAATAGCCCCAGAACAGGGACTGACACAGCCAGGAATGACGATCGCCTGTGGTGATAGCCATACATCAACTCATGGTGCATTTGGTGCGATCGCTTTTGGTATCGGTACCAGTCAAGTGCGGGATGTCCTCGCTTCTCAAACCCTCGCTCTTTCTAAACTGAAAGTGCGTAAAATTGAAGTTAACGGCACACTCAAACCCGGTGTCTACGCCAAAGATGTTATTTTGCATGTCATCCGCACCCTCGGCGTCAAAGGTGGTGTCGGATACGCTTACGAATTTGCAGGCAGCACCTTTGAGCAAATGAGCATGGAAGAACGAATGACTGTCTGCAACATGTCCATCGAAGGGGGTGCGCGTTGCGGCTACATCAATCCCGACCAAGTTACATATGAATACCTCAAAGATAGAGACTTTGCCCCGAAAGGCGCAGATTGGGATAAAGCTGTTGCTTGGTGGGAATCGATCAAGAGTGATGCTGATGCCGAATATGATGATGTCGTAACTTTCGACGCCGCCGAAATTCCGCCTACCGTAACTTGGGGCATCACCCCCGGTCAAGGTATTGGAGTTAACCAAGCCGTACCCACTCCCGACGAATTAGCCGCAGACGATCGCACTCTTGCCGAAGAAGCTTACCGTTACATGGATTTGGCTCCCGGTCAACCTATCCAAGGTACGAAAGTTGATGTTTGCTTCATTGGTAGCTGCACCAACGGACGAATCAGCGATTTACGCGAAGCTGCGAAAATTGCCCAAGGTCATCACGTCGCCGAGGGAATTAAAGCTTTTGTCGTCCCAGGTTCGGAACGAGTGAAAAAGCAAGCGGAAGCAGAAGGACTAGATAAAATCTTCACCGAAGCAGGCTTTGAATGGCGTGAAGCCGGATGCTCAATGTGTCTTGCGATGAACCCCGACAAACTTCAAGGACGGCAAATCAGCGCTTCTTCCTCTAACCGCAACTTCAAAGGACGCCAAGGTTCGTCCTCCGGTCGCACTTTATTGATGAGTCCGGCGATGGTTGCAGCAGCAGCGTTGAAAGGCGAAGTATTCGACGTGCGCGAGTTGTTGTAAATGGGGAATGGGTAATGGGTAATGGGTAATGGGTAATGGGAATAAAGCCAAATCTATTACCAATTCCCAATTCTCTATAACCAATTCCCAATTCCCAATTCCCTATTACCCATTCCCCATTACCCATTCCCAATTCCCAATTCCCAATTCCCTAATAGAATTTTATGGTGAGTGAAGTTAAAGCAGTTTCCGGACGCGCTATTCCTTTGGTAGGTGATGATATTGATACCGATCGCATTATTCCGGCTCGGTATTTGCGTTGTGTAACTTTTGATGGTTTGGGCGAACATGCGTTTGCAGATGACCGAACAGGGTTGAAAGGTGAACATCCTTTCGATCAAAAGCAATATCAAGGTGCTTCGATATTGCTAGTTAACCGCAACTTTGGCTGTGGTTCTTCGCGGGAACATGCACCGCAAGCGATCGCTAAATGGGGCATTCAAGCGCTCATCGGTGAAAGCTTTGCCGAAATCTTTTTCGGTAACTGTGTAGCGATGGGCATTCCCTGCCTGACTGCTGATGCAGCCACTGTCAAGCATTTGCAAGAAATTGTTACAAATAATCCCCAAGCATCGATGACGGTTAATCTGGAAACAATGCAAGTGCAATCTGGCGATTTTACTGGCACAGTTTCAATGGGTGAAGGTGCGAAAAACATGTTTGTTGCCGGCACTTGGGATGCTTGCGGTCAGTTGGTCGCTTCTTCTGAACAAGTTCGGGCTACTGCGGCAAAGTTGCCTTACATAAATTGGAGTCAGGTAGCCTAAGTTTAGGTTAATAGCAAATCTGATTTTTAGACTTGCCCGTAGAAACCAATGACCTTTGTAGAGACGTGATACCCAAGCGTCTCTACTGATAATTTTTGCTCGAACTTGCATTAAATTAAATGGAACCTCTACCCAATAATTGGGCAGATATTCAACCGGATACTGTATACCAAACAATTAATGGTCAATTATTATCTTTTAGTCAAGAGCAAATCAAACTGGGGATAAAATATGACCAAAACAATAAACATTTAAAAGCAATAGAAAAAGGACAAGTACCTACTCGTGGTAATACAGGTCTTGTTCCTTCCCAAGAAGAGGGCTACAATTTTAAAACCAAAGTTTTAGGAAAAGGAGGAGACCGTCGGTTTCACGGAAAGATTATAGATGGAGTTTTACACTTTCCTGGTTTGGCAACAGAACATTAATTAAGATAAAGCCATGACTAAACTGGAACTAAAAAATCATCAAGTTTGGCAGGATTTAACTGAAATATTAGAAAATATAGATACAAATGCACTGGTAACAGAACATTTGGAATTGTGTGATTATAAAGTGTGCGGCTATTGGGATTCTAATGATAACTTTTTTGAACAAATTATCTTACCTCGTTCGCTTTCTGCTGAATTAATCAGCAGTTCCGTTGGCACTACGCAGAAATCACGCTGGATTCAACTTAAATTTATTCTCAAAGCTGATATAAATAGTTTTGATGAATTGAGTAATACTAATTCTCAAAAAATTGGGGAACTGTCTCTAATTTTTGACGAAAATATGGAATTTATTGATGAAACTTGGCAGATAGATATCGGCTCTCCTTTTCTAATTACAAAATGCGAGTAATAAATGATAATTCTCGTAATGGGTGTCTCTGGTTCCGGTAAAACTACCATTGGGCAACTGCTCGCAGAATCTTTGCATTGGGAATTTAGAGATGCCGATTCTTTTCACTCCCCAGAAAATATTGAGAAAATGCGTCACGGTATCCCGCTGAACGATTTAGATAGAATGCCGTGGTTGCTAGCAATGCAACAAGCAATACAAGATTGGCTGCAAGAAAATAAAAATGTAGTTTTGGCTTGTTCGGCACTAAAAGATAGTTATCGTCAGTATCTTTTAATTGGTGATGAAGCTGTTAAGTTGGTTTATCTTAAAGGTTCGTTTGAGTTGATTAAAAAACGCTTGCAAGAGCGTCACCATCATTTTATGAGTGAAAAACTTCTCAAAAGCCAGTTTGATACCCTTGAAGAGCCATCTGACGCGATTTCGGTTGATGTTTCCCAGTCGCCAGAGGAAATTGTGCAAAATATTATAACGACTTTGGGGATTTAGTCAAAATAAATCATGAGACTTTTTGCAATAAGTTTCAAGTATTACTATTGATGCACAATGATGGCATTACGACTCATTTCAATATAAAAGTGTTGATTAAACAACTCAACCAGAGATTGTAAGTTTTCTGAAAACAGAGCTTCGAGTTCTGAATTATTGATATTACCTGTTGCGATTAAGAGTAGTTTATAGGGTTGCCCAATTGTTAACAAAGAGTTGACAAAATCTGAATCTTTAGTTATCAAAATTCGATTTTGTCGGATTGATAAAGCATTAATCTCATTGTCTGATGTAGCATTTTGATTAGGTAAATCTCTGGTGTGAATTGTATCATAGCCAGAAGCTTGTAAAAAACGAGCAAGCCGAACCGGCAATTGAGCATCAACCAGAAATTTCATGAGGCTATTTTATGAATGCTTTTAACTTGGCTGAGTCGAGCAGCAAACAGCAAAGCTGCTAAAATATCTTCACGTTCTAAGTCGTCATAATCTTGTAAAATTTCCTCAGTTGTCATGCCAGAACTGAGTAATTCGAGAATAAACTCGACCGGATAACGAAGTTTCCTAATACATGGTTTCCCGTGGCAGATATCAGGATCGTGAGTGATGCGTTGTAGAAGTTTGTCATCCATGCTGTGATTTTAACTTGCAATTATTAGTCTGCGATCGCTAAATAATTTGGTTGTGCTTTGACTCGTTCACACCAACTTTGAATCGCCGAATATTTGCTCATATCGTAACCCCCTTCATTAGCTATATGAGTATAGGCATACAAAGCAATATCCGCAATGCTATAACAATCATTTACAAAAAACGAGTGATTTGCTAAATGCTGTTCCATCGTATCTAAAGCTTGATAACCTAGATTTTGCCAGTAGTCTATTAAATGAGCAACTTTTTCTGGTTGTTTAGCAACGGAAATATAAAATCTGGGGCGGGAAAGGTTTGCTGACAGGCTATACTGCTCGAAGAATAGCCATTGTAACACTCGTGTTCGCGTTAGGCGATCGCTTGGAAAATACTCTGTCCCCTCAGCAAGATAAGTTAAAATCGCACCTGATTCTGATAAAAATACTCCAGGTTCGATTTCTAACACAGGAACTTTGCCGGTGGGGTTTTTCTGCAAAAATTCTGGTACTCGCGTTTCTCCCTGCAAAAGATTAACGTTAATCCGCTCAAAAGGAATTTCTAACTGCGTCAACAATAAACGTACTTTGTAGCAATTAGCAGATAATGGAAAGTCGAAAAGTTGATATTTCATAACTTAATACAGCCAGGATTTTGTAGTTGGGAATATCAGGCGATCGCAACTGATATCCCAATTCATCCTACATTCTAAAGTTGATGCGAAGCAAGAAAAGCTTCAACTTCAGCTGCGGTGGGTTGAGAAGCGATCGCTCCTGGTTTCATTGTCGTCAGCGCCCCTACTGCGCTAGCATAAGTTACAATTGCGCGTGCTATTTCCGGATTGCTCAAGTTTTGGATACCATGAATGAGCAATTGATGAATTAACCCTGCTAAAAAGCTATCCCCCGCACCAGTTGTATCAACCACAGGAATGGAAAAAGCAGGTAATTTGCCTTCATTTTCTCCAAGACAATAAGCACTACCTTTATCTCCATCTGTTACTAATACACCTTCAATCGAATCAAGACGATGAGCGATCGCCCCCGCATCTGTGGTATCAAATAACCATTCGGCTTCTTCTAATGCTAATTTGAGAAAATCCACCCGCTTAAATAACGAGCGAATTTTTGGGGGTGCAATATCAGGATTTTTCCAAAATACCTCACGCCAATTGACATCTAGCATA includes:
- the leuD gene encoding 3-isopropylmalate dehydratase small subunit, with product MVSEVKAVSGRAIPLVGDDIDTDRIIPARYLRCVTFDGLGEHAFADDRTGLKGEHPFDQKQYQGASILLVNRNFGCGSSREHAPQAIAKWGIQALIGESFAEIFFGNCVAMGIPCLTADAATVKHLQEIVTNNPQASMTVNLETMQVQSGDFTGTVSMGEGAKNMFVAGTWDACGQLVASSEQVRATAAKLPYINWSQVA
- a CDS encoding glutathione S-transferase family protein, encoding MKYQLFDFPLSANCYKVRLLLTQLEIPFERINVNLLQGETRVPEFLQKNPTGKVPVLEIEPGVFLSESGAILTYLAEGTEYFPSDRLTRTRVLQWLFFEQYSLSANLSRPRFYISVAKQPEKVAHLIDYWQNLGYQALDTMEQHLANHSFFVNDCYSIADIALYAYTHIANEGGYDMSKYSAIQSWCERVKAQPNYLAIAD
- a CDS encoding methyltransferase domain-containing protein, which gives rise to MRVILKRDRLLLFRLVQNGGNKATISNTQKPCISSFLNFADIVVANATVNHCDDMGRILREAARLVRPGGLLFTDQDPQRSAWNFKGFGLFLRDIRYSFMCIARRNY
- a CDS encoding DUF5615 family PIN-like protein translates to MKFLVDAQLPVRLARFLQASGYDTIHTRDLPNQNATSDNEINALSIRQNRILITKDSDFVNSLLTIGQPYKLLLIATGNINNSELEALFSENLQSLVELFNQHFYIEMSRNAIIVHQ
- a CDS encoding HpcH/HpaI aldolase family protein; amino-acid sequence: MRENQLKRKLKRGEVVLGTFMNCAYPAFIEICGHAGFDFAVIDMEHGPLHTLTAEDLCRAADCVGIAPVIRVRKNDAPQIQRALDIGSAGVQVPQIETKSDAEACVKGAKYSPLGSRGLSFATRSGMYTAAGTQITDKLNEESLVVVHVEGKRGVENIAEIVSVPHIDVIFLGPYDLSQSLGIPGQVRDPRVIELMQQCVTTIRDSGKAVGTFADNPEIAKQWIDAGIQYIGLGVDVSIFLKACENLVNAVRRN
- the leuC gene encoding 3-isopropylmalate dehydratase large subunit, which codes for MSNGTLFDKVWDSHTVGTLPSGQTQLFIGLHLIHEVTSPQAFAMLRERNLKVLFPERTVATVDHIVPTENQARPFVDTLAEEMMQALEQNCKENNITFYNIGCGSQGIVHVIAPEQGLTQPGMTIACGDSHTSTHGAFGAIAFGIGTSQVRDVLASQTLALSKLKVRKIEVNGTLKPGVYAKDVILHVIRTLGVKGGVGYAYEFAGSTFEQMSMEERMTVCNMSIEGGARCGYINPDQVTYEYLKDRDFAPKGADWDKAVAWWESIKSDADAEYDDVVTFDAAEIPPTVTWGITPGQGIGVNQAVPTPDELAADDRTLAEEAYRYMDLAPGQPIQGTKVDVCFIGSCTNGRISDLREAAKIAQGHHVAEGIKAFVVPGSERVKKQAEAEGLDKIFTEAGFEWREAGCSMCLAMNPDKLQGRQISASSSNRNFKGRQGSSSGRTLLMSPAMVAAAALKGEVFDVRELL
- a CDS encoding gluconokinase, which gives rise to MIILVMGVSGSGKTTIGQLLAESLHWEFRDADSFHSPENIEKMRHGIPLNDLDRMPWLLAMQQAIQDWLQENKNVVLACSALKDSYRQYLLIGDEAVKLVYLKGSFELIKKRLQERHHHFMSEKLLKSQFDTLEEPSDAISVDVSQSPEEIVQNIITTLGI
- the sfsA gene encoding DNA/RNA nuclease SfsA, which gives rise to MNDWLYRYPPLYPGILLKRYKRFFADVQLASGEIVTAHCPNTGPMTGVSTPGSAVQLSLSDNLKRKLPYTLELIQVHDNEPTWVGVNTALPNRVVKLALAAYLFPELSGYSEIRSEVVYGQDKKSRVDFFLTGSDDDRPIFLEVKNTTFAEGRLALFPDTETTRGQKHLRELMALLPQSRAVMLYFINRGDCTHFAPGDITDPIYGQLLRSAIALGLEVLPCRFQVTPEGIQYLGLAECKF
- a CDS encoding DUF433 domain-containing protein, giving the protein MDDKLLQRITHDPDICHGKPCIRKLRYPVEFILELLSSGMTTEEILQDYDDLEREDILAALLFAARLSQVKSIHKIAS
- a CDS encoding 2OG-Fe dioxygenase family protein — encoded protein: MQKVSESMQLEYAFMFTLRKVNSINPAGFKPFFNDLPLDPYIKGNYRFRRLSRFIVYEDKLSKLPHGYLFQSKEYNPLVGDVKREFAELDDALIELDIFKYMVLAFSDSCKLHPEAEIGVHQIRTTCSPNSLGNPAPEGIHQDGTDFIGIFSVDRENIQGGETHLYAAKKEKPVFNKVLNSGELLLVNDHEFYHFTTPIKPQTDALGTRDVFVLTSPSLLSD
- a CDS encoding fatty acid desaturase family protein, with the protein product MNSVVQSKPIDFVERNNLKSFLALLRDWMAILLIAVFSIWANNIFIYLVAVWAIGIFQYAIGEVILHEAVHYNLFIEKFWNDKLEFIYGFPFLMTLSSYRKYHFPHHSYLFSDKDYIPEYYESLDLYKQDKIIFFILFVKPVFSFGLYYFFLDSDTIKELNWSSLRSSFKLYLFWLIVIFSFALSGHLDILLLYWIVPLLWCFSCYSTWSEVQEHFNTFSGSRSNVNFIINFLIHNGGYHYVHHLCPTIPWYKLPEAHKALCSDNSDISYGILDTYKQLTRNNPHSGELIIASGNTHK